GTACGCCGACCTGTTCACCCCCGACGAGCTCCTTCTGGCCCGGCGGCGGCTGGAGGAGCACGGCTTCGACGTCGACGCCCACCTGCGCAGCCTCGCCGAGCCGGGATGAGGGCGGCAGGGGGTGACCGGCGCCGCTCCGGTCACCCCCTGCCGCGGCTTCTAGGCCGCCGCGCTGGACTTGCCGCGCAGCACGACGCTGCCTGTCGAGGCGCCCTTGATCGCCGTTTCGATCTGGGCCATCGTCGAGGACGAGCTCAGGCCGGGGACCGTCGCGGTGTTCAGGGCGTGGAGCGTGAACGTGTACGGGTGGCTGGACCCGCCCGGGCAGGGGCCGAAGAACTTCTGCGCGTTCGCCCCGCTGCCCATGGCCTTCTGCTTCGCGCCACCCTGGTCCGGCACGGTGTACCCCGCGCCGAGGCCCTCCGGCAGTGAGCGCGCCGACGCCGGGATGTCCCAGATCGCCCAGTGCAGCTTGTTGCCGCTGTTGGCGACGTCGGCGAACACGACCGCGTACGCCTTCGCGCCGGTTGATGCGCCCCACACGAGCGGCGGCGACGGGTCCTGGCCCGCCGTGCCGTCGCCGGCGCAGGTGTACTTGTCCGGGATGGTCGCGTTGTCGGCGAAGGCGGAGCTGGTCAGCTTGAAGTCACCCGGAGTGGCGCCGCCCGGGAACTTCAGCCGCACGATCACGTTGTCCAGCACCGACGGCGTGCCGCCGTTCTTGTCGTTGTTCGTCGACGTCAGCCACAGCCCGCCGTCCGGGGTCTTCGTGACCGAGCGCAGCCGGCCCCAGCGGCCGGAGAACAGGGTCGACACCGTGCCGACGCCGGTGCCCGCCGCGTTGATCTGCGTGGCGAACATCTGCTCACCGGTGACGCCGGCGATGTAGATCCAGTCGTTGACGATCTCGATCCCGCTCGGTCCGGCCTGCGAGGTCGGCCACGTCTTCTTCGGGGCGATGAAGCCGCTGCAGCTGCCCTGCGTGCCTTCGCAGCTCGGCCAGCCGAAGTTGCCGCCCTTCTGGATCAGGTTGAGCTCGTCCTGGCTGCTCTCGCCGAACTCCGCCGCCCACAGCTGGCCGCGGGAGTCCCAGGCCAGGCCCTGCGGGTTGCGGTGGCCGTAGCTCCAGACGTACCGCGCGTTGCCGCCGGTGGCGTAGAACGGGTTGTCGCTCGGTGCGGAGCCGTCCGGGTTGAGCCGGAGGATCTTCCCGTTGAGCGAGCTCTTGTTCTGCGCGTTGTCGCTGTTCTTCGCGTCGCCCACGGTCGCGTACAGCTTGCCGTCCGGGCCGAACTTGATCCGCCCGCCGTTGTGGTAGCGGTTCTTCGCGATCCCGGTCAGCACCGGCGTCGACGTCGAGGACAGCGTGCTGCCGTCGTAGGTCATCTTCACGATCCGGTTGTCCCCGGATGCCGTGTGGTAAAGGTAGATCGCGTGGTCACTCGACCAGTTCGGCGAGATCGCGAGGCCGAGGAGTCCGCCTTCACCACTGGTCGTGACCGCGCCCGGCACCTTGCCCAGCGTGGTCTTCTGGCCGGACGGCGTCACGAGCACGATCTCGAACCGGTCCCGCTCGGTCACCAGTGCGTTGCCGTTGGGCAGGAAGTCCACCGACCAGCCGAGGTCGACCTTCGCGATGTCCTTGTCGTACTCCGGGATGCCCCCTGCGCCGCCCGGAGCGCTCGTCTTGGCGGTGACCGCGTTGCTCGCCGCGGAGCTGTTGCCGTCGGGGTCGCGCGCCTTGACCGTGAAGGTGTACGAGGTGTTCGGGTTCAGGTTCGTGACGGTCGTCCCGAGCGACGTCGTGGTGGCGACCTTCGTGGTGCCCTGGAAGACGTCGTACCCGGCGATCGTGCCGCCGTTGTCGGTGGAAGCGTTCCACACCAGGGAAACGCTGTTGGCGGTGACGCCGGTGGAGCGCAGGTTGCCCGGCACGGTGGGCGGGGTGGTGTCGTCGCTCGGCGGCGTGGTGAAGGTGACCACGTTGCTCTGCTGCGACGCGTTGCCCGCGGCGTCGAACGCGCCGACCGAGATGTCGTAGGCGGTGTTGGGCGTCAGGTTGTCGACGGTCGCGCTGGTCGTGGTCCCGTCGACGGTCTTGAGGATGTTGCCGCCGCGGTTGATCTCGTAGCGGACGACGCCGACGTTGTCGGTCGCGGCGGTCCAGCTGAACGTCGCCGCGGTCGGGAGGATGGTGCTCGCCTTGAGGTTCGACGGCGGCGACGGCGGTTCGCTGTCGCTCGGCGCGGTGAACGTGTCGGTGAGCTTGTCCGCGTTCGGGCCGCCGTTGGCGGTGGTCGCCGTGGTGCGGATCTTGTTGACCCCGGCGGTCAGCTGCACGGTCGCGGTGACGGTCTTCCACGTCGTCCACGCGCCGGTGCCGGGGAAGTCGACGGTCCCCTTGTCGCCGCCGTCGACGATGAGCTCGACCGGCCGGTTGTCGGCGGTTCCGTTGGCGTAGCGGAAGGTCAGCGTGTGCGTGCCCGCCTGCGCGGCGTTCACGGAGTATTCGACGTAGCTGCCGGCGACGTTGTCGAAGTTGACGAACCCGGTGCCGGAGTAGCCGGCGTGGTTCGACTCGACGGCGCCTTGGGAGATGACGGCGTTCTCGGACTCGTAGTCGGTGTCCGCTGCGAAAGCGCTTACCGGACTGAGCGCGGTGAGGCCGAGCGCCGCGACGGCGGTACCGGCCAGTACCACGCGCCACGGTGGACGGGGTGCCACTGGGAGCCTCCTGCGTGGGTCGGGGGACAGGGGGTGACCGGGGCGGAACTGGTCGGCGGACCACCGGAACTGGACCTAATAGTTAGGAAAGTTTCCTATCTATGGGACAGATCTCACACCCTCCGAGCGGGCCGTGTCAATACTCGACACGGGCGCTCACCCTTGGTGAAGAAGGGTTTCCCGCTCAGCGGTGCCCCTGCCCGGCGGCCGGGGTCAGCTGATCGTGGCGACGGTTTCGCCGGCCCAGTCGCGCGGCACGAGGAAGGACGCCAGGTCCGCTTCCGGGCTGCCCGGCTCGGGGGTGAGCTCCGGCTCCCACCGCGCCAGCGGCGGCAGCGTCATCAGGATCGCTTCGGCGTCGGCCCGCGCGGCGGACGCGGCGCGGAAGAGGGCGAGTTCGACGTACCGGCCGCGGCGGTACAGCTGCCACTGCCGTTCGCGTTCACCGTGCGGCAGTTCCCGCCGCCGCCGCACGATCGGGAGGTACGCCGGCGCGATCGTCGCGATGCCCGCGGCCGTGAACGCGGCCGCCCGACGCCAGCCGTGCGGGCCGGGTGGGCGCAGGTGGTCGAAGGCGATGCCGCCGATCCCGTGGGGCTCGTCGCGGTGGGGGAGCCGGAAGTGGTCGTCACCGGCCCGCTTCGCCTGCGCGTGGAACGCCGGGTCGAGCGTGTCGCAGTAGTTCTTGAGCACCCGGTGGAAGTGCGCCGCGTCTTCGGCGAAGCCGTAGCAGGGGAGGAGCTCCGCGGCGCCGCCGAACCACCACGCGCTCCCGGAGGCGCAGTACCGGAACTGCGCCTGGAGAGCCGGGACGTACGGGTTGCGCGGATGGATCACCACGGACAGCCCGGTGGTGAAGAACCCGTTGCCGTCCGCCGACGTCATGCAGACACTGGCGCGCTCGAAGACGTCGCCGTTCTCCAGCAGCCGGACCCGCGGGGCGGGCCGGCCGAAACGGGCCCCGCCGTCCAGGCGTTCCAGCTCCGCGACCAGCTCGCGCTGACCGGAGCTCATGATCGCCTTGACGGCGTCGCGTCTGCTGTCCTCACCCGAAAGCATGACTCCACCCCCGCCGGGCAGGATACCGCGAAAACGCGGTCAGCCGGCGATCTCGGCCCGCGCGATGACCTTGGTGATCTTCGCCCGGACGAGCGACTCCTCGGGGACGGCGTTGCGCTTGCCGTACTCCTCGGCCCGCTCGGCGCCCATGTACCGGCCGCCCAGCCGGGTCGCCCACGCGAGCATCTCGTCGTAGTCGTGGGTCAGCCGCGCGTCCGCGGTGAACTGGATGTAGGAGTACGGCGGTCGCTGGTCGTCGACGGCCAGGGAGATCCGGCCGTCTCGGGCGATGGCCTTGCCCTTGAGCGTCTCGGTGCCGGTCGTGAAGATCAGCTCGTCGCCGTCCGGGCCCTCGTTCAGCAGGAACCACACCGGCGTCACGATCGGGGCGCCGTTGGCCCGGACCAGGCCGAGCATGCCCGTCCGGGTGCCTTCCGAAGCGAACTTCCACCACTCTTCACGGCTCATTTCACGCATGCGAGCGACGTTAACCTGTCACCCGCGCGTGCGCAGAGGGTGGCCGACTAGCCTGGCCTGCTGTGCGAGACGACGACAGGGCCGCCATGGGCTTGGCCGACGAGGGGCTGACCCGCCGCCTCAAGGCGCTGGCCTGCACCGCGCCGCTGCACGACCTGGACGCGCGGAAGGCGAAGCTCGACTGGGCCGACGCCACGATCTACCAGATGGCCGAGATCGCGCTGCACACGATCGACCAGGTCACCATCGCCATGGACTTCGACACCGGCGCCGGCCACGACGAGGTCATCGACCGGCTGCTGCCGTTCATCGCGCAGCAGGCGCCGTCGCGGATGCCCGAAGAGCACGTCCGCGTGGCCAAGTGGGTCCTCGACAACCTGATCAACGTCGGCACCACCGACCGCGGCTTCCGGCGCGTCTACGGCTCGATGGGTCCCGGCGGCTACCAGCGGCGCCAGTTCGACTTCAAGCTGCTCGTCGAGCTGGCCGCCCGCGACGGCGAGGTCTACCTGCGGGCCACGGACGAGGCGATCAACGTCCTCGTCGGCGCCCTCGACACCGACGTCGAGTCGGCGCAGATCGCCGCCGAGGTCAAGCTCGAGAACCTCATCAACCGCGGCCGGCTGGCCGACGCCAAGCTGGCCGCCGAGCAGGCCCGCTACCGGACCGTCCAGTACGGCGAGACGCTGCGCGCGAAACTCGACGCCACCCGCCGCGACGTCCGGTCGGTCGACTGGGAACGCGAGGTCCCGGAGCTGCTCGACAGCGCGCTGAGCCACATCGAAGCCCGGTTCCGCGCCGAGAACGCCATCCTCAAGAACATCACCACCGCCCGCGACGAGACCGAGGACCTCGACCGCAAGCGCCGCGCCGCCGAGCTCGTCGACATCGTCGGCGACTGCATCCGCCGGCACACGCGCCTGCAGTCCCGGCTGGCCGACGCGGGTGCGGTGTTCCGCGCCGAGCAGGACCGCCAGCAGTTCTCCGGACCGCCCCAGCGCGCCACCCTCGACCTGTTCGGCCAGCTCCTCGTGCCGACCCTCGGGCTGCCGCTGGCCGACGCCGTCGCGCCGGCCGAGCACTTCTTCCACGCCGTCGCCGGCATCACCGCGCCGGTCGTGCCGTCGCTGTCGTCCCTGGTGTCGCTGCTGCTGCGCCCGGCTCCCGAACGCGACCAGCTGGTCGGCGAAGTCCCCGAGCCGGAACTCATGCCCGCCGACATCACCGACAAGTTCGGCGACGACGTCTGGCGCGCCGCCGACGACCTCCTGGACCTGCCCGAGGTGCCGCGCCGGCTCTCCGGCCTGCTCGAAGAAGCCCGCCGCAGCCGCCAGCCGGGCCTCCCAGCCCTGGTCGCGCTGCGCGCGGTCCACGCCTACAGTCCCGGGGTCGGCGCCGCCCGGCGCCAGGGCGACCGCCAGGTCCTGCTCGCCGTCGACGACGGCACGCTGCTCGACGACCCGGACTTCGGTGGTGCCGATCTGCTGCTGTCCACCGCCGCCGTCGAGCGCGCCGACGAAGAAGAGAACGAGGAGGTCGCCTGACATGGCGCTGTCCCACAGCAGCGTGGACGCCGAGGCCGCGGCCCGGCTGGTCGCCTTCGGCATGCGGCCGAAGCAGCTGCCGGCCCGCGACGTCGTCTACGGCGACCTCGTGCGCCGCTACGGCGAGGACAACGCGTTCAAGGCGCTCACCCACGCCGTCGCCGCCGGGCTCGGGCTGATGGTGCTGGAGGTCAACCAGCAGGCCGGCGCGGTCCTCGCGGCCACCGACGAGTCCGTCTTCGAGATCAAGATGGACTCCTACGCCCGCCAGGCCAAGATCCGCGAGCGCCGCGAGACGGAGAAGGTGCTGCACGGCCTGATCCACCTGGCCACCGCGGCGCTGGGCTACCCGCGCCCGGACGACCTCGCCAACGACACCTACATCGGCCGCGTCAGCGTCGAGCAGGTCGACGCGATGGTCCGCGAAGCCGCCCGGATGCTCGACGAACGCGCCGCGGCGGCCGAGGCCAACAACGACCCGCTGGCCGACGCGCCCGAGCTGGAACAGGCCTGGCGCGCCTACGCCCGCCGTCCCGCCGCCGCGGCGACCAAGGACGGCCGGCTCGCCGCCGACACCACCCGCGGCATGGTCAGCCGCGCCCTGCGCTTCCTCGCCGACCAGGGGTTCCTGGTCCCGGTGAGCGACGAGCAGGGCGGCACCTACCGGACCACGCCGCGCTACCAGATCCAGGTCCGCGAGCTCGCGGCCGACGCCGCCTTCGACGACCTGCTCGCGCTCGACGTCGTGGCCGTCGCGAACGCCGGGGGCACGCTGCGCGCGGCGTCCTCGGACACGCTGTAAAAGGGGAGTAGATGTACGAGCTTTCGCGGGTCCGCCTGCACTCGGTGGGCCCGGCGGGTGCCCGCTACCAGGACGTCGTGCTCGACTTCAGCGGCGTCGGCGCCAAGATCACCGCACCCCAGCAGGACGCGTTGTTCAGCGCCGGCATCCACGCGACCGGCCCGGCCGAGCTGCGCCGCCCCTCGCCGGCGAGCGTGCTGTTCCTCGAGAACGGCGGCGGCAAGTCCGTCCTCATCAAGCTGATCTTCTCGGTCATGCTGCCCGGCCGCCGCCAGGTCGTCGGCACCACCAGCACCAAGGTGCTCGAGAAGTTCGTCGCCGCCAAGGACGTCTCGCACGTCGTGCTGGAGTGGCTGCACGTCGAGAGCGGGCACCGGATCATCACCGGCAAGGTCTCCGAATGGCGCGGGCACGTCGTGTCCGCCGACTCCGAGAACCTCGCCGACTCCTGGTACTGCTTCCGCCCGACCGCCGCGCTGGGGCTCGATTCCCTGCCGATGACCCAGGACGGCCGGCTGCTCACCATGTCCGGCTTCCACGACAAGCTCGCCGCCGCCCAGCTGGCCGAGCCCGAGCTGGAGCTGTCCTGGACCCGCCGCCACCACGAGTGGACCGGCCGGCTCGACGGGCTGGGCCTCGACACCGAGCTGTTCCGCTACCAGCGCGCGATGAACGCCGGCGAGGGCGAGGCAGCCGACGCGTTCGCCTTCGGCACCGACGACGCGTTCGTCGAGTTCCTGCTGAAGGCGGTGATCTCCGAGGACGAGCCGAAGGACCTCGCCGAGGTCGTCTCGACGTACGCGCACAACCTGGCGCAGCGCGGGGATCTCCTGTCCGAGCGCGACTTCGTGGCCGGTGCGCTCGATCTGCTGGGACCGCTGGCCGCCGAAGAAGGCGTCGCCGCGGAGTCGCGGAAGATCGCGGAGTCCGCGAAGGCCGACATGGCGTCGCTCGCCGGCCGTGTGGTCGCGCGCAACGAGCTGGAGAACGCGCGGCTCTCCGGGCTCGAGGAGCACGTCACCGAGGTCAAGTCCGCGGAGAAGCTCGCCGAGGGCGACCACCGGCGGCTCGCCGCGGCCGTCACGGAGCTGCGCCGGCTCGTCGCGGTGCTGCGCCTGGACGAGGCCCAGGAGGTCCGCAAGCGCGTCGACGCCGAACTCGCCGAAGCCAAGACCGCGGCCGAAGCCTGGCGCGAGACCGCGACCGTGCTCAACCAGCTGAACGCGGCCCGCAAGGCGAAGGACCTGCGCGAGCTCGTCGGCAGCCGCGAGGAGAAGGCACGTCCCGCGCTGCAGGCTCGCAACGACGCCGCCGCGGCGCTGGCCCGCGGGCTGCACGCGCTGGCGCAGGACGCCCAGCGTCAGGCCGACAAGGCCGAGGCCCACGCGGGAGCGTTGCGCGCCGAGGCGGAGAAGGCCCAGACCGAACGCGACGAGGCCGCCAACCTCGCGGCCGGGCGGCGGGCCGAAGCGCGCGGGCTGACCACGCGGATCACCGAGCTGCGTGAAGAGGTCCAGAACGCCGTCCGCGCCGGGCTGCTGCCTTCGGGCGCCGACGTCGCGGAGGCCTCGCGGGCGGCCCGCTCGGCGGCCGAGTCCGCCGCCGCCGAGCTGACCCGGCGCGAACAGGAACTGGACCGCGTCGCCACGGATCTCCAAGCGGCGCAACGGGCCGTGAACGAGGCGCACCAGCTGGCGGGCACCACCCAGGACCGCTTCGAGCGCGCCACCGAAGACCTCGACCGCGCCCACCGCCGCACCGACGCGCTCGCCGCCGAAGGCCGCCTGGTCGAGCTGCTCGGCGCCGACGACGTCGCGCTCGAAAGCGACCTCCCGGTGCTGCTGGAACGGCTGCGCGAGGCGAGCGCGTCCGTCGAGAAGGAGCAGACCGCGCTGCGGATGGAGGAGTCCGCCGACGAACGGGCGCTGGCCGCCCTCGGGTCCGGCGGGCTGCTGCCGCCGCCGGAGGACGTCCAGGCCGCGCTGGACGCCCTGGAGGAGGCCGGGATCACCGCGTGGTCCGGCTGGCGCTACCTGTCCAAACTGGACTCTTCGCGGCGCGCCGAGGTGCTGGAAAGCCTGCCGCAGCTGGTGTCCGGCGTGCTGTTGAACGACGCCGCGCACGTGGACCGTGCCCGCGAAGTGCTGAGCAAGCGGCGGCTGCTGCCGTCCGCGACCATCGCCGTCGGCACCACCGAAGCGCTGCTGGCCGAGGCGCCCGCCGCGCCCGGCGTCGAGTTCCTCGTGCCGCCGAACCCCGCGATGTACGACGAAGAAGCCGCCGACGCCGAGCGGGAAGCCGTGGCCCGGCGCCACACCGAACGGCAGCGGCGCCTGGAAGCCCTGTCCGCCAAGCTGTCCGCGGACGGCGCGTTGACGTGGAAGCTCACCACCTGGCGCGAGGACTACCCGCCCGGCGCCGTCGCGACCCTGGCCGAGCAGGCCCAGGCGGCCCGGACCGCGCGCGAGACCGCCCGCACGGCGCTGGCGCAGGCCGACGCGGAGTTCGCGCGGTTGAGCGAAAAGGCCAGTTCGCTGCGGGAGCGCGTCCCGGAGCTGCGGGCGGCCGCGGCCGAAGCCGAGGAGAAGGCGCGACGGCTCGGGGAACTGGGTGCCCGCAGCGCGCGGATCACCGAATGGACCGAAGAAGTCGAGCGCGCCACCGAGATCGCCGAACGCGCCGACCTGCAGGCCGCCGACGCCGCGGGCAAGGCCGCGCGGCTGCGCGAGCAGGCGGGGGAGGAGCAGCGCACCGCCGACGGCCACCGGCGCACCGCGACCACCGCGCGCGCCGAGCTGGCCGAGGTCCCCGGCGCGGCGGACGCCGCGGACGGCCCGGTGCCGTCCGAGCCGGTCGACGCGCTGCGCCGGACCTACCTGTCGGCGTCCGAGTCCTACGCGAAGGTCGAGGTCGGCAGCGACCTGCGGGCCGAGCTGGAGCAGGCCGAGTCCGCCGAAGCCGCCGCGGGCTCGGCCGTCGAGTCCCTCGACGAAGCCGTCCGGGTCCGCGCCGCCGAACTGCTGGAGACGCCGGACGGGTCCGACGCTTCGGCCCGCGCGGCCGCGTTGGCGCGTGCCCGCCGGGTCGTCGACGGCCTGGAGGACGAGCGCACCGAAGCGATCGGGCTCGTCTCGACCCGGCGCGCGGAGCTGGACGCGCTGCCGCTGCAGAACGGTGCCACCGGCGAGAAACCGCGGGACATCGAGCACGGCCTGGAGCTGATCGACGCCGCCGGGCTGGAGGCGTCGGCGGCCGCGCGCAAGTGGGAAGAGCTGCAGGAACGCCGGGCGGCGGCGGAGGCGACGCTGGAGTCGGCGAAAAACTCGGCGTCGGGCTTCGCACTGCTGGCCGAATCGATGGCCCACCTGGTGACCGACACCGACGCGGTGGCCTACGACGGCGACGTGGACACCGCCCGCGCCCAGCACACGCGGCTGAACGCCACCTTCACCGACGCCCAGGAGGCCGCCGACGCGGGCGACCGGCGCGTGCGCGCGGCCGCCGACCAGCTCGCGCAGTACGCGACGGAAAAGCGGTTCGAGAAGCTGAGCACGCCGGTGCGCCAGCAGGTCATCTCGGTCAAGCGCGACCAGCTCCCGGCGCACGCCGCCGAGTGGGCCGAGGCGCTGCGGCCGCGGCTGCGGTCGCTCACCGACGACCTCGCGCAGATCGACCGGCACCGCGGCGGCATCATCACGCGGCTGCAGGGCATGGTCGACGGCGCGCTGCGGACGTTGCGCTCGGCCCAGCGCGTCTCCCGGCTGCCCGACGGCCTCGGCGACTGGTCCGGGCAGGAGTTCCTCCGCATCCGCTTCACCGAGCTGGAGGACAACGCGCTCATCGAGAAGCTCGGCGAGGTCGTCGACGAGGCCGCCGTGGGCAAGACGGCGGACGGCCGCGACGTCAAGCGTGACGGGCTTTCCCTGGTGCTGCGCGGGGTCCGGGCCGCGGCGCCCAAGGGCTTCCGCGTCGACATGCTCAAGCCGGACTCGGTGCTGCGGACCGAACGCCAGCGCGTCTCCGAGATCCGGGACGTGTTCTCCGGCGGTCAGCAGCTGACCGCGGCGATCATCCTGTACTGCACGCTGGCCGCGCTGCGGGCCAACAACCGCGGCAAGGCCCGCAACCGGCACTCCGGCGTGCTGTTCCTGGACAACCCGATCGGCCGCGCGTCCGCCGGCTACCTGCTGGAGCTGCAGCGGGCGGTGGCCGAGGCGCTCGGCGTGCAGCTCATCTACACGACGGGCCTGTTCGACGCGGGCGCGTTGTCGGAGTTCCCGTTGATCGTGCGGCTGCGCAACGACGCCGACCTGCGAGCCGGCCGCAAGTACCTCTCGGTCGACTCGACGATCCGGACCTCCCTGGACGACCTGGGCGACCCGGACGGCGTCGCCCGGCTTTCGGCGACGCGGATGTTCAGCCGGCCGTCCGAAGAGCCCGAAGATTCCGCCGAGGACGAACAGACGGCGTGACGGGAACATCGGGCGGCGGGTGCGGGTTGCTCCGCGCATGACGAACCTGGGGGCGCTGGGCGCCACGCTGAACACGACCGGGCCGGAGACCGTCACGGCCGCCGCCGAGCTCGAGGAGCTGGGGTACGGCACGCTCTGGCTGCCGGGCGGGCAGGGCAGCAACCTGCCGCTGATCACCGACGTGGTCCACGGGACCGCGAAGATCCCGGTGGCCAGCGGCATCC
This genomic window from Amycolatopsis mongoliensis contains:
- a CDS encoding PPOX class F420-dependent oxidoreductase; protein product: MREMSREEWWKFASEGTRTGMLGLVRANGAPIVTPVWFLLNEGPDGDELIFTTGTETLKGKAIARDGRISLAVDDQRPPYSYIQFTADARLTHDYDEMLAWATRLGGRYMGAERAEEYGKRNAVPEESLVRAKITKVIARAEIAG
- a CDS encoding PQQ-dependent sugar dehydrogenase; amino-acid sequence: MAPRPPWRVVLAGTAVAALGLTALSPVSAFAADTDYESENAVISQGAVESNHAGYSGTGFVNFDNVAGSYVEYSVNAAQAGTHTLTFRYANGTADNRPVELIVDGGDKGTVDFPGTGAWTTWKTVTATVQLTAGVNKIRTTATTANGGPNADKLTDTFTAPSDSEPPSPPSNLKASTILPTAATFSWTAATDNVGVVRYEINRGGNILKTVDGTTTSATVDNLTPNTAYDISVGAFDAAGNASQQSNVVTFTTPPSDDTTPPTVPGNLRSTGVTANSVSLVWNASTDNGGTIAGYDVFQGTTKVATTTSLGTTVTNLNPNTSYTFTVKARDPDGNSSAASNAVTAKTSAPGGAGGIPEYDKDIAKVDLGWSVDFLPNGNALVTERDRFEIVLVTPSGQKTTLGKVPGAVTTSGEGGLLGLAISPNWSSDHAIYLYHTASGDNRIVKMTYDGSTLSSTSTPVLTGIAKNRYHNGGRIKFGPDGKLYATVGDAKNSDNAQNKSSLNGKILRLNPDGSAPSDNPFYATGGNARYVWSYGHRNPQGLAWDSRGQLWAAEFGESSQDELNLIQKGGNFGWPSCEGTQGSCSGFIAPKKTWPTSQAGPSGIEIVNDWIYIAGVTGEQMFATQINAAGTGVGTVSTLFSGRWGRLRSVTKTPDGGLWLTSTNNDKNGGTPSVLDNVIVRLKFPGGATPGDFKLTSSAFADNATIPDKYTCAGDGTAGQDPSPPLVWGASTGAKAYAVVFADVANSGNKLHWAIWDIPASARSLPEGLGAGYTVPDQGGAKQKAMGSGANAQKFFGPCPGGSSHPYTFTLHALNTATVPGLSSSSTMAQIETAIKGASTGSVVLRGKSSAAA
- a CDS encoding coiled-coil domain-containing protein, with the protein product MYELSRVRLHSVGPAGARYQDVVLDFSGVGAKITAPQQDALFSAGIHATGPAELRRPSPASVLFLENGGGKSVLIKLIFSVMLPGRRQVVGTTSTKVLEKFVAAKDVSHVVLEWLHVESGHRIITGKVSEWRGHVVSADSENLADSWYCFRPTAALGLDSLPMTQDGRLLTMSGFHDKLAAAQLAEPELELSWTRRHHEWTGRLDGLGLDTELFRYQRAMNAGEGEAADAFAFGTDDAFVEFLLKAVISEDEPKDLAEVVSTYAHNLAQRGDLLSERDFVAGALDLLGPLAAEEGVAAESRKIAESAKADMASLAGRVVARNELENARLSGLEEHVTEVKSAEKLAEGDHRRLAAAVTELRRLVAVLRLDEAQEVRKRVDAELAEAKTAAEAWRETATVLNQLNAARKAKDLRELVGSREEKARPALQARNDAAAALARGLHALAQDAQRQADKAEAHAGALRAEAEKAQTERDEAANLAAGRRAEARGLTTRITELREEVQNAVRAGLLPSGADVAEASRAARSAAESAAAELTRREQELDRVATDLQAAQRAVNEAHQLAGTTQDRFERATEDLDRAHRRTDALAAEGRLVELLGADDVALESDLPVLLERLREASASVEKEQTALRMEESADERALAALGSGGLLPPPEDVQAALDALEEAGITAWSGWRYLSKLDSSRRAEVLESLPQLVSGVLLNDAAHVDRAREVLSKRRLLPSATIAVGTTEALLAEAPAAPGVEFLVPPNPAMYDEEAADAEREAVARRHTERQRRLEALSAKLSADGALTWKLTTWREDYPPGAVATLAEQAQAARTARETARTALAQADAEFARLSEKASSLRERVPELRAAAAEAEEKARRLGELGARSARITEWTEEVERATEIAERADLQAADAAGKAARLREQAGEEQRTADGHRRTATTARAELAEVPGAADAADGPVPSEPVDALRRTYLSASESYAKVEVGSDLRAELEQAESAEAAAGSAVESLDEAVRVRAAELLETPDGSDASARAAALARARRVVDGLEDERTEAIGLVSTRRAELDALPLQNGATGEKPRDIEHGLELIDAAGLEASAAARKWEELQERRAAAEATLESAKNSASGFALLAESMAHLVTDTDAVAYDGDVDTARAQHTRLNATFTDAQEAADAGDRRVRAAADQLAQYATEKRFEKLSTPVRQQVISVKRDQLPAHAAEWAEALRPRLRSLTDDLAQIDRHRGGIITRLQGMVDGALRTLRSAQRVSRLPDGLGDWSGQEFLRIRFTELEDNALIEKLGEVVDEAAVGKTADGRDVKRDGLSLVLRGVRAAAPKGFRVDMLKPDSVLRTERQRVSEIRDVFSGGQQLTAAIILYCTLAALRANNRGKARNRHSGVLFLDNPIGRASAGYLLELQRAVAEALGVQLIYTTGLFDAGALSEFPLIVRLRNDADLRAGRKYLSVDSTIRTSLDDLGDPDGVARLSATRMFSRPSEEPEDSAEDEQTA
- a CDS encoding coproporphyrinogen III oxidase produces the protein MLSGEDSRRDAVKAIMSSGQRELVAELERLDGGARFGRPAPRVRLLENGDVFERASVCMTSADGNGFFTTGLSVVIHPRNPYVPALQAQFRYCASGSAWWFGGAAELLPCYGFAEDAAHFHRVLKNYCDTLDPAFHAQAKRAGDDHFRLPHRDEPHGIGGIAFDHLRPPGPHGWRRAAAFTAAGIATIAPAYLPIVRRRRELPHGERERQWQLYRRGRYVELALFRAASAARADAEAILMTLPPLARWEPELTPEPGSPEADLASFLVPRDWAGETVATIS